One Natronolimnobius sp. AArcel1 genomic region harbors:
- the trkA gene encoding Trk system potassium transporter TrkA, with product MRVVIVGAGEVGRAIAHNLEEAHDVVVIDRDSTLVEDLTYSLDVLALQGDGTERETLEEAGVDRADLVIACTDHDEANVVVCGTAKTISDAFTIARVRQRTLLETWEGSQGAFGVDFMVCTDLLTARAITRITDLPATQDVDTFVGGLVRMAEFEIDAESPVAGSTVHEADQYDSLTFAGVFRGEEMIVATGDTVLQPGDRVVVIGSASAVTEFARDIVPATADNGNEIVIVGASEIGFQAAREFEEHGYQPRLIEQDSDRARTVAEKLPNTMVLESDATDVEFLAREHIDEADLVISALDGDEKNLLVSLLARRLGVGRTVAVIENLEYAELFETVGVDVAINPREETAEEIVRFTRADHTEKVAMLEHDRAEVIEFEVHNESVLAGTPIVEAVTDLPDGVVIGAISRRGKLITPRGGTVVQPGDHIVVFVDAAVLEDVIEAI from the coding sequence ATGCGTGTAGTCATCGTCGGGGCAGGCGAAGTCGGGCGCGCAATTGCACATAACCTCGAGGAGGCCCACGATGTCGTCGTCATTGACCGCGACTCGACTCTCGTCGAGGACCTCACCTACTCGCTCGACGTCCTTGCCCTTCAGGGCGATGGAACCGAACGCGAAACACTCGAGGAGGCAGGCGTCGACCGTGCGGACCTCGTTATCGCCTGTACGGACCACGACGAGGCAAACGTCGTCGTCTGTGGAACCGCAAAAACGATCAGCGACGCGTTTACGATCGCTCGCGTCAGGCAACGAACGCTGCTCGAGACCTGGGAAGGTTCACAGGGGGCGTTCGGTGTCGACTTCATGGTCTGTACGGATCTGCTGACCGCTCGAGCGATTACACGGATTACGGACTTGCCGGCAACACAGGATGTCGATACGTTTGTCGGCGGACTCGTCCGAATGGCGGAGTTCGAAATCGACGCCGAGAGCCCGGTTGCAGGGTCGACAGTCCACGAAGCCGACCAGTACGACTCGTTGACATTCGCCGGCGTCTTCCGCGGGGAGGAGATGATCGTCGCGACTGGCGATACCGTCCTCCAACCGGGAGATCGCGTCGTTGTCATCGGAAGTGCGAGTGCCGTGACCGAGTTTGCCAGAGATATCGTCCCGGCGACGGCAGACAACGGAAACGAGATCGTCATCGTCGGTGCCAGCGAAATCGGCTTTCAGGCGGCCCGCGAGTTCGAAGAACACGGGTACCAGCCACGGCTCATCGAGCAAGACTCCGACCGTGCCAGAACGGTCGCAGAGAAACTCCCGAATACGATGGTACTCGAGAGTGACGCGACCGATGTCGAGTTTCTCGCTCGAGAGCACATCGATGAGGCCGATCTGGTCATTTCGGCACTCGACGGCGACGAGAAGAATTTGTTGGTGTCGTTGCTCGCACGCCGACTCGGTGTCGGTCGAACCGTCGCCGTTATCGAGAACCTCGAGTATGCGGAACTGTTCGAAACCGTCGGCGTCGACGTGGCGATCAACCCACGAGAGGAAACTGCCGAAGAGATCGTTCGGTTTACGCGTGCCGACCACACGGAGAAAGTCGCCATGCTCGAGCACGACCGGGCAGAGGTCATCGAGTTCGAAGTGCACAACGAGAGCGTGCTTGCTGGAACGCCGATTGTTGAGGCCGTGACTGACCTTCCGGACGGCGTCGTCATCGGGGCGATTTCTCGACGAGGGAAACTCATCACGCCTCGTGGGGGAACCGTGGTTCAGCCAGGCGACCACATTGTCGTCTTCGTTGATGCAGCCGTTCTCGAGGACGTCATTGAGGCGATCTGA